A genome region from Coffea arabica cultivar ET-39 chromosome 7e, Coffea Arabica ET-39 HiFi, whole genome shotgun sequence includes the following:
- the LOC113700698 gene encoding uncharacterized protein: protein MENSSIISAIDLNILPENVSSTLQKNTFIDLNHLPEDDVFLADISTDAIPINSFSPQYTIRHTSIDLNQVPEDANSPGSYIAASENTRQPMKKKNFTTALKRAIYEMLLKECENGKLSKGVISRVAECFDISTRSVSRIWHEGKCTATAYGHLPNLSPKLVKRVGRKKIQVNLEDIKDIPFRRRTNIRSLAKALDVSKSSLHRRIKEESLRPHSNPVKPYLSTDSKKARLQFCLSMISEGTLASKFSFDNMHDRIHIDEKWFYMSKTSQRYYLHPLEHEPYRTCKSKRFVPKLMFLAAVARPRYDITLNKQFNGKIGIWPFVFKEPAKRNSKNRTAGTLETKPILSITKDVIRSCLIEKLLPAIREKWPCSSSKMIFIQQDNAKPHLGINDDEFVEAAKIDGFDIRLCCQPANSPDMNVLDLGFFRAIDSLQHQKAPSTIDEFVSAVEKAFDMFPSEDLNKVFLTLQLCMVEVIKICGGNNYKIPHMNKEKYVRNGQLPDCIECESQVVNEAKIALSKMD from the coding sequence atggaaaattcatCCATAATTAGTGCTATCGATTTGAATATTTTGCCAGAAAACGTCTCCTCAACTTTGCAAAAAAATACTTTCATTGATTTAAATCATCTTCCAGAAGATGATGTTTTTCTTGCCGATATCTCAACTGATGCTATTCCTATTAACTCATTTTCACCACAATATACTATCCGCCATACTTCCATCGATTTGAATCAAGTTCCTGAAGATGCTAACTCTCCCGGAAGTTACATTGCAGCATCAGAAAACACACGTCaaccaatgaaaaagaaaaatttcactACTGCCCTGAAGAGAGCCATTTACGAAATGCTACTCAAAGAATGCGAAAATGGGAAGTTATCAAAGGGGGTTATTTCAAGAGTTGCTGAATGTTTCGATATTTCTACTAGATCAGTTTCTCGAATATGGCATGAAGGAAAATGTACTGCTACTGCATATGGTCATCTACCAAATTTATCTCCAAAACTTGTGAAGAGGGTTGGTCGTAAGAAAATTCAAGTCAATTTGGAAGATATAAAGGACATCCCTTTTCGCCGTCGAACAAATATAAGATCTCTAGCAAAGGCTCTGGATGTATCAAAATCAAGCTTGCATAGAAGAATCAAAGAAGAATCGCTTCGACCACACTCAAATCCGGTAAAACCATATTTGTCTACTGACAGTAAGAAAGCAAGGCTGCAGTTCTGCTTGTCAATGATTAGTGAAGGTACACTTGCATCTAAATTTTCATTTGATAATATGCATGATCGTATCCACATTGATGAGAAATGGTTTTACATGTCCAAGACATCACAGAGATACTACCTTCACCCATTAGAACATGAGCCTTATCGCACTTGCAAAAGCAAAAGATTTGTTCCAAAACTCATGTTTTTGGCAGCTGTTGCTCGTCCAAGATATGATATCACCCTCAATAAGCAATTCAATGGGAAAATTGGGATTTGGCCATTCGTGTTCAAGGAACCAGCCAAGCGAAATAGCAAGAATCGTACTGCAGGGACTTTGGAAACAAAGCCAATTTTGTCAATTACGAAAGATGTTATTCGATCATGTCTGATTGAAAAATTATTGCCTGCGATTAGAGAAAAATGGCCCTGTTCTAGCTCTAAGATGATCTTCATTCAACAAGATAATGCAAAGCCACATTTAGGTATCAATGATGATGAGTTCGTTGAAGCTGCAAAAATAGATGGATTCGACATTCGTTTGTGTTGTCAACCCGCAAATAGTCCTGATATGAATGTCTTGGATCTTGGTTTCTTTAGAGCAATTGATTCGCTTCAACATCAAAAGGCTCCGTCCACAATTGATGAATTTGTTTCtgctgtggagaaagctttTGATATGTTCCCGAGTGAAGATTTAAACAAGGTGTTTTTGACACTACAATTATGCATGGTTGAAGTAATTAAAATTTGTGGTGGAAATAACTATAAAATTCCACATATGAACAAAGAAAAGTATGTTAGAAATGGGCAATTGCCAGATTGTATTGAGTGTGAGTCTCAAGTTGTCAACGAGGCAAAAATAGCTCTTTCTAAAATGGATTAG